GGagagttcattctccagcctagggtggattAGGACAGAAAGGGAACGGTATTGTcaggccgtcccaaactataaagaaacagaatccttaagtctgcctaacctaggctagggaatgcATATCTCCTAGCCCAGAGTAGGCAAATGCAGGACAAGtagctaggccacagggaggaggggtctAGTAACCCTTCCAGGTGTGGTCAAGGGTGGGGAGCGGAGGCCCCGCCCCCTTTTGCCGTCCAGCAGGGACCAACAGGAGAGTACATTCACCTATTGGGGTAACTGGGGGCAAACGAcgggtactctgaggttctgacccaaactcaaagctcatgtactatggctctggGAAGGGGAAGAatatcctagcctaaccttaccagaatcacaattcaaggcaaggagggctaggatgtagcctatgctacttcagagggaggagagattaccttatatgtaaaggtaaccggggaggtgcgAATGTATATAAAAGGCACTAGGCCACTAGGTTAGGGGCAGGGGAATCGATTACCCTATTCATCAAAacaccttttttgggctcaggccatgtcgtcctgatggaagcttccttcagtaccttcctagggtatatttgactacagtggatatttccagagaattaaactaaaggtctccagaattctaacttctggcgcgaatatctttaaagttgccttttaggatatcgcaatataacaggggacgtattcttgacacgccacatagctatctgcaccccacatagcatttacgcttcgagggggaataagtGGCAAGATATGGAAGGAGCCCTTACAAAGTTCTCATCCTCCATTACTGTTATGGGAAATTGGATGACGTTATACCCGTCAccatcttggatgacgtagcaTCCGCCCGCCATTTCATTCCTTTTCGCTGTAGCGtcctgaccaggtgttttttcccagctCTTTCGCTATACAGgctatcatgtcgcaatcttcagcttcttctccctctggaaagttgagtattcacctCCTTTATCGTATAAATGCagctctagccataaagtaacGTTTTCACGAAATAAATAGGGATTTGCTTTCGTGGCAGAGCgcttgcctagaccggaggcgccTTGGCGCTATCGTTCGcaacgcatgctttatttagttagccagaacgactgtccCGGTCTTATAGCTTCTATCGAATtaactatttagtcttcattgctaggaattagttatattatgccgttagtatccATTAGTTTCAGCGTAAGTGTAGCCGTTATCTCTCCAAGGCCCCCTAGCCTAGATGCCTTaggttactttcatgcatgatataatatgtgttcctagtgttaattaaCGCTGGTGAAGATTTTAGGCAATTATACGTATAAGATATAGATTGCATATGATTTCCTCTTCCCTGATCGTAGACCATAGAGTTTCGATGAACCTGGTAGTCGATCTCtatgccactaggctagtagcctaatggcattagtatactttcacacaatatctccggttacctttatgtataaggtaatctcttcctCCCTCTGCGGGTAAACCAAGGTTACAACCCTAGCTATCCCTGCCATGAATTGTCATCctagtaaggttaggctagggttttctgtcccccTTCTAAACCATTGCTGATGAgtttgagtttgggtcagaacctcagagtgccTGTCATGTGTCTCCAGCTTCCCCCCTTAGGATGAATTTATTCTCCTACTGGACCTGGCTGGTAGGCATAGGGGGCCTTGCCCCACTACACTGCACTGGAAGGGGTCTGAGACCCCATTTTCCGTGTAgtctagcgactagtcctgtgTTTGGAGTTTTGGAACTGAAGGATATGACCATCCTTTGGCCTAGCCTAGACATCATGGGTATTCTGTTTCCTTATAGTTTGGGATGGTTTGTCTATACCATCCCTTCACtatactaacctaccctaggttggagaatgtaCTTTTCCTACACCTGGGATAATGTTGGTACCGAAACAGACTTCCCTTGTTGCCTAATGGGGACCGGCTCACACCAGCTCCTCTCCTTCCCCTTACAGGACCCTTGCCCTTACCCctatctgtcctttggtgatggcctagccatcacacccctgtccgctgtccaaTAGTCCCACCGAGTGCCGGCGGGTCGTAGGACTAGCTAGGTCCTTTGCCTGTTTGGTCTAATCGTTCAGTTTCTCTCTAGCATATGTTGCTATGGGATTGCTGTTTCGGCTAGCCTAATTGCCGGCAGAGGCCTTCTGTACCttaagagtgttcttcggtcctcccttggactgccatccgccGGCCCCCGTCGGACTGTCACCGGCATGGCTGCGAATGGATGGAAGCTTGATCACTACCGTGctctctccttccatttgaaccctccttctagaGGAAGTCAGAGTTGGGGTGACGTGCCGCCACCCCTTCATCTTCCTTCAatcattgctttctctctctttatgcaCTGGTACTATCACTTCGTTGACTGCCGGCCGCCAACCTTGCCGGCAGAAGTCAAGTAAGGTTGGTGGTTTGCCAGCCATTAGCTCACTGTCACAGCTCACTCTGCCGGCGACAGCCTGCAGTATATGCATAGGTCACTACTCAGTCTCATTGTATGATGACTGAGCTGGTGTGCCTTCAGCCGGTGGCCCGCCGACTGCCGTCGAGCCGCCGACAGTTCTAGGGTCGCCGGGAATTCGGCAGACCGCCGACATTGCAGAAAGCTTCTCCAGTACCCAGCCACATTAAAGGATGACTGGGGCAGCGTGCCTCCTGCAGGCGACATGCCAGTGAGCTGCTAACCTAACTATATTGATGACTGTGCCAGATGGGCTATCTatagtactagccttgccggcaacatgccggaaaTGTCTATTGTATGagaatatacaatagccagtacatctgtagtattaaGATATACAGTACTTCAGATGGAAAACTAtagtatacacttatacaatagatatctttccaacatactctgtgcatccaagcGCAGTCCCTTGTTGAGACCTACCTGGATTGGGGGACTGACCTCCCCCTCTTCACTACGCTGATTGTTTATCAGCCCCTCCAATTCTCACTATTACCTTCCTGGAAGTATGTGTTGCTTGCACTATCCTCTCTCTTGGATCAATATCTTCCATCGGACCTCCTACAATGACGTCCTAGGATTAATATTGAGaagggtcacagcaattggctggacgggattcacaagtttgtgactttcctaattcttttccagcttacctatcctaagcttacaataAGAAAGGattcaattatataattaatatgattttaagtCTACTGTGATAGACTTCATCGTACTCatattcttctattttctttacaGGAGTACGTCCAGTGCGAGAGCGCCTTTTGCAGTGTGCATTGCAGGGACTTCTACGGGCATCTGGGGTGCCATACGCACTCCCGCTGCTCCGTTACGAAGGGTTCTctaaagtactgggacccacaggcgTGCACCACGTACGAAGGACCTTTTACGTGAGGGATTTGAGACTCCCCAGTCTACGGAGTCAAGAGATAACGCTtgggagaaactacgcaagtgggtgcgtggtttccagatgaacgccacggggccttatcttcCTAGCGAGCGCATGAGGGCCTtgctgttccctagggcatctgggGATGCCGTAATCCCTcaacctcaccctgagatcccataCATCCAGCTGACGATCGACTCAGATGTCTCGGATGCAATGAAAGACATCCACATCGAagatgataggatgtcggaggtgtcggaaaaAAACGAGGACCTTTTGGCTGATGgccaagaagaggagtctactgtGGCTCCAGAGTCGGAAGAAGAGGATGTACCATCCCGTTCTGTGACATCGACTCCTGCCCCGGAACCGGTACCTTCTACCTCATCCACTCCCTTGCCTACAAAGTCGGACGAGACCATGGCTGCGATTCAGACCATGATGGCGATCTTCGACGAGAAGATCAAGCAGAGGGACGCGGAGTTTAATAAGGAGATTCTCCGCCTGTCGCTTCAACTAGGGTCACAGAAGAGgctcaacgtcaaggatcttccctcctgctcagaaATCAACCCTTAGaagcatgctgagtacatgcctaTCACCAATGGGAAGATAGTCATGTAGGGCAAGCTAAGCGCCATCCCcattgaagatgtggaattctggccgaaCTTTGATTCGTACCCTGACTGCTTTGTTCATCTCAAGACGGAACCTGCTtccaaggaagaaacggagcctaaggaggtcatcgtcttcgaCCACTCCAAGGCTCAGGCGCTGTTTGCCGGCAGCCTGACGGaaaggggctacaccaattccaaggtgccagccctaagcaagaagcacccatcttttcttgctcccaGCACCATGGTTTTTCTCTTCGCGGAAAAATCCTTCAGGGCAGtactgaaggcagtggaagcgggGAAACCTTGTCCCACCCTCGAAAAGTGTAGGCCCCTCTCCTTAGCTCTGCCACCTgacaacaaagactggaagaaTATCCAGTTGACTTTCttggttgggaagttggaggccgacatcgctggatgGCAGTTCAACGAAAACCACCCCAAGCTATCCGATTTCctactgcgtagggaacaggatatgaaagagagactggctgcttctctctctctccaggtgtccatggagacaatggccggggaacaGAGGACCCCGGACATGTTCATGGCCCTTGCCAAGACTCACTTGGCAActctgacgaaggacttctatagcttcgtcagagcacgACGGgcgtgcagggagttcgtgttcgcatctgcgaccgtcaaacacgaacctcgaaagctgatttcttccaacaaATGGGGAAAAGTTCTCTTCCCCTCCAACTTGGTCAAAGAGATTGTCGacaaggccgcctcggagaataggaaccttctctagaagtggggcatattggcaaagaggaagtcttctccggatgaaggtccccagcctaagaagacaTCCAAGAGACCAAGGCTACCACCTCACCCACCAAAACGAAAACTTCCCGTGACCGCAACACCACAGCTAGTGGCACAAGCCCAACCCACCTTCCAGCTGGTTCCCCAgcaagtggtgactcagtcaccagccttcaccccGCCTTACGAGaagcagtctactacctttcgtgccaGGGGCAGAAGCTCAggaagagactcctctagacgtccctccagagggaatgGAGGAAGGGGGCCAAGCGGTCGAGGACgcaagccctccggaaacaagaagcaatgagttgcttccggtaggaggaagactccgtctcttccAGGATCAttgtaccttcgatccctgggcccacagcatcatcaagaatggactaggctggagctggaaacAATCACCTCCAGCTTTTCCACAATTCTTTCAGCACTCCACccacattctggaagaatatgtccgagaactcttgaacaaaaaggtaatcaaGAGAgaaaagtccatcaagtttcagggaaggctgttctgtgttcccaagaaagactcagacgaactcagagtcattctggacttgtctcctctcaacaagttcatcgagaacaacaagttcaagatgctaacccttcagcatataagggccctattgcccagaaaggcatacacagtctcaatagacatggcagacgcctactggcacattccgatgaatcgccatatctcctcctacctaggattcaggcttcagaaaagaaagtacactttcagagccatgcccttcgggctcaacatagccccaagggtcctCACAAAGCTTGCAGAGactatcgttcaacaactacgcctacaaggtgttcaggtaatggcctacatggacgattggctggtgtgggtagcatcggAAACAGAatgcctgcaagcatccaagaaagtgattcaattcctggaacatctaggattcaagatcaacgccaAAAAGTCtggactatctccagctcaaaagttccaatggctaggtatacattgggacctagagtcacaccatctctccattccattaaagaagaggagagaaatagcgaggtctgtcaagagactcctcaaatccaaatggattttaAGACATCAACATGAGCGTGtgctcggctctctacagttcgcttcggtgacagacccagtgctgaaagcacagctaaaagatgcatcaggcgtctggagaagatacgcatcaaacactcaaagagatctcaagagaccactCCCGTCTAGGcttcgatcactcctcaagccatggtcggaggccagaaagttcaagaggtcaatacctctacaaCTGTCTCCACCCTCAGTtaccatccacacggacgcatcgctggaaggatgggggggtcactcctaTCAATGCAAGACTCAAGGAACGTGGtcctccctgttcaagacgtttcacaacatcttggaggccatggcagtcttcctcacactaaaAAGATTATCTCCTTGCCCCTCAATCCACGTGCGACTGACGTTGGATAGCgatgtggtggtcagatgtctaaATCGCCAAGGCTCACCATCGCCTCAACTCAacaatgtgatattagccatcctccgcctagcggagaagagatggcacttatcagcagttcaccttcaaggattccgcaatgtgacggtggacgctctatccaggatagccctgatagagtcggaatggtccctagacgcagaatcagtctccttcatcttacgtcaagtcccagaactgcagatcgacctcttcgcaacgagcgacaacaagaaacttcctcgatacgtggccctgtACAAGGAACTTcgtgcggaagcagtggacgccatgtccctggactggaacagatggaccaagacttacctgttcccaccacccaaccttctgctcaaggtcctcaccaagatgagatcctttcaaggaatggcagccctagtggctcccaagtggctcaggagcaactggttccccctgattctggaattacaaccgaagctgattccactgccggacccagttctgtttcaacaagttcagaagtcgactgtcttcgcttcatcacagaaaaccagagcccttcatctcatgattttctctcccttgccgtaaAGAAAAAGTTTAGAATCTCAAAGAAATGGGTAATATTtttcaaggcaaagaatccgaaaGAAATCATTATggatttctgcctctccttctttatctaccttcatgaacaaagtttagcagccaacacgatcactacgtgtaaatctgccctgacaagacccttactttatgccttccaaatagacttgTCTAAAGAAATCTTTAGTAAGGTGCCGAAGACCTGCGCTAAACTtagaccagcagcccctccgagacCTATTTCATGGTCTCTCGACAATGTGCTACATTTTGCTTCAAgcttggacaatgaaacttgccctctgaaagatttgacccagaaagttattttcttgtttgctttagcctcaggggctagagttagttaaattgtggcattatctagggaagagggccaCATCCACTTCGCTGACACGGGCGAGCTCATCCTCTTTTCTGACCCAACGTTTCTGGCTAAGAACGAGTTAACCACAAAGagatgaggtccctggagaatctgccttctgaaggaaaatgcctctctatgtccaatggagagtctaaaggtctatcttcgcagaacttcagacttcggaggaggacaactctttaaaggagaaacatctgggtcaaacttgtcacttaaacaactacgggcgaagatcacctacttcattcgcagagtggatcctgacagtacacctgcaggtcatgatcctaggaaggtcacctcttccctgaacttcttcCAACTAATGGaatttgaaagtcttcgctcttttactggatggaagtcatcctggGTGTTCTTTAAGCACTATACGATGCAAGTGCAAGAAGTTAAacaatatgtggtggcggcaggtagtgttctaaaacctgctgcttagtgctgcgaggaacagtgaatttttaTGGGACTAAAAATTCTAAAGGGTGTATATGTTGGCCCTAGTGCACAACTAAGTAGTGGTCGTCATAGTAATGGTGATATGGACTGTTCTAATTGTATAATACAaaggtgatataacatagactgaacactagtgccgcGTGTCCTGTACACGAGTATATATGagacattctcagaaagacattacaattccataCGGATATTGAAGTGTGcgacaagttttccttttcaggtactaCAAATAATTCTGTTTATGTCAATGTGCCTATGTTATGTAACTGATTCTCAATTACAATTTTATACTATTTACATGTATgctcaaattttatattttcacatgtatgctcatcctcatttatttatttaaataaatgttaAAATGGTTTTATGCATCTTCTTTCGCCCTAAAACACTTTTAATAAAGAAACTGTGAGAGTATTTTTTTCAACCCTTcttctgcatgatgtattgaacaaTAATGATACTTTTGTTCCTACGCTTACACAAACCTTTCCATTGAAATGCAACTTGTTCTAACACTTGATACAAACTTGGGCTACAGACATGCAATGAGGCCTGCATGTCTCCTTAGACAGATGGGAGGGTTCAGTGTAACATGCAACTTTgagacttttcccgagtctggttcgactcttccctgtagggggcagaaagcactaacattaTATATGTTAAGCAGGAACAACTATATCGGTGTTGCCGTAGGCCTCTTAGGTCCTAAAGACCATGGAAATATTGTCTGGAAGtcgaaggcacaactgggaaatccacgatacattaatgctctggtaaacttccatcaggacgacatggcctgagcccaaaaaatggattttgagcgaagcgaaaaatctatttttgggtgagatagccatgtcatcctgatggacccgccctcctttcttggAAAGGCCTTAGCAGGCTCCCTCCCTATCTTACTGTATCTGGAGGTATTGGCCGAACGCTAAAAGGAATGAAATGGCAGGCGGATGCTACATTACCCAAGATGGCGACGGGTATGgcgtcatccgagtgcccataagaGTAACGGAGGAgtagaactttgtaacggctcctcccaaacTTTGCCacttattccccctcgaagcgtaaacgctatgtggggtgcagatagctatgtggcgtgtcaagaatacgtcccctgttatattgcgatatcctaaaaggcaactttaaagatattcacgccagaagttagaattctggagatctttagcttaattccctgggaatatccactgttgtcaaatataccctaggaagctactgaaggaacattccatcaggacaacatggctatctcacccaaaaatagatttttcgcttcacttaaAATCGGTTATATACTCTctagaaggaagaaaaacccatgtgcaatcactgaatcttatatgtataattgcctaatatcttcatttaattagataacaccaggaacacatattatatcatgcatgaaagtaaactaaagcgctTAGGCTAGCATGCCCAGGCGTCTAGACTAGCATCTCTAGCAACATaaaatcggctacctacactcgccgaaattaaagaatactatcggcataatataactaattcctagcaatcaagactaaataactaatactggtaattagttaagaaaccgggacagtcgatctggctaactaaataaagcatgcgatgcgaacgACAGCATTggcgacgcctccggttaggcaatagctccgccacaaaacacagtatattTCGATAGaaaagcgttactttacggccagagctaatttatacagtataagaattaaatactcaattttccagagacagaagaagctgaagattgcgacatggctgcagtaaatagcgaaaccactgggaaaaacacctggtcaaacACGCTATTACAAAAGGAACGGAGTTGGCGGGCGGTGATgatgtcagccaagatggcgtcgcatatgacgtcatctgagtacccataacagtaacggaggaggagaactttgtaacggctcctcccatatcttgccaccaattcCCCcatcgaagcataaacgctatgtggggtgcagatagctatgtggcatatCATGAATGCGTCCTCTGTTATTATGCGATAAAGGGTACTCgccccagaagttagaattctggaaacctttaatTCATtgctctgggaatatccactgtagtcatatatacctttaggaagctactaaactaaccttccatcaggatgacatggcctgagcccaaaaaagcctAATGAAGGTTAAGGCGACACATGGAGGTCTACTAGACAGCTTCAGAACTAGGGTGAGGTGTtctaatgggtaaacataagtaaaCACAGGATACAGGATCCCGAGATCTGTgccacctcgccaaacatataggctaagtggaaagtgaaaagcagTCACTCTAGGGTAAccgagaacactatccaactcctaAAAGGACCTTCAAGACCGCAGCTTCCCGCCGTGACGAATCGATAGCGTGGGAGGAAAGACGGCCTCACCCAACCCGTAAGGTTTAGTGAAAGAAGGGAATGGTGCAGAAGTGAACATTCACCAGGTATGGCTGTcggctagggtaggctagcctaagccaatgctgataaaaaacataaaagaaaaatcaagaaaGGATGGAGAAATACCAAATACATAACACACTTTAGAATGATAAAATAGCATATTCCTAAAGTAAATgactaattaattaataataatttctgagaGTTTGACGACATGATAAATGGCGCCGAAAGCCTGCCGGCTTCGGAATGAAAAAGCATGCAACGTAAAAAAGAAACTGGGTGGAGacacgaaattctccaacacacaaaagaGTGGATGCTGAACTTAGACAGTGAGGAAGAAGTTGAAGCCTCCATGATCAAAAaacactcaaaaagctaagaaaactagcagaaactctccaagcgaaCGGCAAAGATGGCTCTGCGAAAGAGAATGGTTCAACaagaaacgtgttagttgtagcacattgagatcgggagttataACAGCTCACTTGCCTATGTCCTTCCCTCTACCATTATCCTTCGTgaaaaggttaactctattcggggaaggatagccatggcttgttattaacatgtcccTGATCTATACACGATATCCCTCGGGATATTCCTTCCAGAgatcagaactctgttgatacctctaatgAAAAATGTCTCGGGTATATCACTCGCacaaatatcctaagtagaagcggccaatgaggaacttccatcaggagacatagcttgagcccaaaaataggttGCGAAGCACAATCAGGCTTACGCCTACCcattattttattaccatccatttgcagttgattgccatactttccatttatttaacttatttttgctctccgaaacacctcccaataaattttTGATAAGCCATGGCTGGAAACAAACAACTGAGCCTGTACCCATACagaaactgatgaaaaatggtgtaattttGGGTGAAGACGATCGAAACTGCTGcagttttttaaaacatgaaacataccTTGGCTCAGCTGCAGTGGTCGGATGCTTCTCGCCACTCCAATGTGGCCACTTGCATATGATACCTTACGTTTCAGTTTGGCACGGGAACCTCTTCCCTCTAACCTCGCTGCGAGTTATGCCTGGTATGGCTGAAGCCTAAGggtatacatcttaaaattaattgGATCTGAATAGGTACCGAGAGATAAAAACTGCTTATAAGTCAGCGGTATATTCAAAACCAGAGTAATAATTCATCTTGATACGCATTGTTTAAGAAAACATACGCAAGCATAAGGCTTTTGTCTTACGTTCTTACACAGCTAAGTCACAGCGTATTGACAATAAGTTAAATTCAGCACAGTTTACCGGTGTTTCGGTACATAAAACGTAAAGTGTGGAAAGAAAGCTTCATGGGTAACTATAATATTGGGAGTAAGCCCAAAATATGAGAAAAGAACAGTGAAGAAAATTTCTTCACAAAGTATGGGAGTTAACTTAAAAGCTCCAGCATTGTATACAGTCTAATACTGCCagtgctgtttttgttgttgattaatatATTTCATAGTCATATGCTGGTTTAAAGGGATTAATGCTTTTTAGAAAATAATTAGATGCTTTTAGTCAGCTTCCCAAGAAGTATGGGATAAAACTCTAATCCAATTAAGAGACTGAATATCTTTCACTTTCAGACTTTTACCATGAGGAAGAGGAATCCACATTAATTTACCGTGAAATAGGAATCCTAAAAAGAATGTTTCATCATTGCAAGAAATTCTTTTCCCACATATGTATAACTCAGGGTCTGGATA
The window above is part of the Palaemon carinicauda isolate YSFRI2023 chromosome 11, ASM3689809v2, whole genome shotgun sequence genome. Proteins encoded here:
- the LOC137649342 gene encoding uncharacterized protein codes for the protein MPFGLNIAPRVLTKLAETIVQQLRLQGVQVMAYMDDWLVWVASETECLQASKKVIQFLEHLGFKINAKKSGLSPAQKFQWLGIHWDLESHHLSIPLKKRREIARSVKRLLKSKWILRHQHERVLGSLQFASVTDPVLKAQLKDASGVWRRYASNTQRDLKRPLPSRLRSLLKPWSEARKFKRSIPLQLSPPSVTIHTDASLEGWGGHSYQCKTQGTWSSLFKTFHNILEAMAVFLTLKRLSPCPSIHVRLTLDSDVVVRCLNRQGSPSPQLNNVILAILRLAEKRWHLSAVHLQGFQTEEAEDCDMAAVNSETTGKNTWSNTLLQKERSWRAVMMSAKMASHMTSSEYP